In one Pelecanus crispus isolate bPelCri1 chromosome 12, bPelCri1.pri, whole genome shotgun sequence genomic region, the following are encoded:
- the LOC104031226 gene encoding LOW QUALITY PROTEIN: ras GTPase-activating protein 4 (The sequence of the model RefSeq protein was modified relative to this genomic sequence to represent the inferred CDS: deleted 1 base in 1 codon) produces the protein MARRSALSIRIVEGRNLPAKDIMGSSDPYCIVKIDDEAIIRTATVWKTLSPFWGEEYEVHLQPTFHSVSIYVMDEDALSRDDVIGKVCITRDMLAEHPKGYSGWVSLSEVDPDEEVQGEIHLRVEVVGSQGSRRLRCTVLEARDLARKDRNGASDPFVRLHYNGKVQESTVVKKSCYPRWNETFEFELAEPTEEKLCVEVWDWDLVSRNDFLGKVVFSIQGLETAGQEEGWFRLQPDKSKPREDECRRGSLGSLQLQVRLRDETVLPNHCYQPLVQLLCQEVKSGRQDGQVHLVTLLDETTTAECRQEVAINLVKLFLGQGLVKEFLDLLFELELAKPCEPNTLFRSNSLASKSMESFLKVTGMPYLHTVLGPPITRVFEEKKYVELDPSKVEIKDVGCSGLHRVQTEGEVIEQGCQHLQSYLGELLDAIIKSAPLCPPIIRTAFRQLFWRVEERFPQHQHAKFVAVTSFLCLRFFSPAIMTPKLFHLRETHADARTSRTLLLLAKAVQMVGNMEPVAGRAKEAWLAPLLPALQQGIAQMKDFIARLVGMEEEEGEGRPLGPPTAVVKEGPLFVHKTRGQGPLLAAAAAKKLHFCLTREALSFGKSPGAERSGAIALADILAAEKVEEKSFGSSHVMQVVYVGRGGRQETAYLQCKCVNELNQWLSALRKVCVNNPHMLRAYHPGVFRGDKWSCCHQKERTGLGCDRTRRGITLQDWSDPLDPAAEAQRLFHHLQGLRGTLREKYWELLEPEDAQNGPRGEGAPLPEGLSQLFGVLGDLEGCHRLVQPPAPPAPTLLQLQT, from the exons ATGGCCCGGCGGAGCGCGCTCTCCATCCGCATCGTGGAGGGCAGGAACCTGCCCGCCAAGGACAT CATGGGGAGCAGCGACCCGTACTGCATCGTGAAGATCGACGATGAGGCCATCATCAG GACTGCCACTGTGTGGAAGACGCTGTCCCCATTCTGGGGTGAGGAATATGAGGTGCACCTCCAGCCCACCTTCCACAGTGTCTCCATCTACGTCATGGATGAGGATGCGCTAAG ccGTGATGACGTTATTGGGAAGGTCTGCATCACCCGGGACATGCTGGCGGAGCACCCCAAGG gctacagtgGCTGGGTGAGCCTCAGCGAGGTGGACCCGGACGAGGAGGTGCAGGGGGAGATCCACCTGCGGGTGGAGGTCGTGGGGAGCCAGGGCAGTCGGCGGCTGCGCTGCACCGTGCTGGAGGCCAG GGACTTGGCCAGGAAGGACCGGAACGGCGCCTCCGACCCCTTCGTGCGCTTGCACTACAACGGGAAGGTGCAGGAGAGCACC GTGGTCAAGAAATCCTGCTACCCCCGCTGGAACGAGACCTTTGAGTTCGAGCTGGCGGAGCCCACCGAGGAGAAGCTGTGCGTGGAGGTGTGGGACTGGGACCTCGTCAGCAGGAATGACTTCCTGGGCAAG gTGGTGTTCAGCATCCAGGGGCTGGAGACGGccgggcaggaggagggctggTTCAGGCTGCAGCCGGACAAGTCCAAGCCGAGGGAGGACGA GTGCCGCCGAGGCAGCCTGGGCTCgctgcagctgcaggtgagGCTGCGGGACGAGACGGTGCTGCCCAACCACTGCTACCAGCCCCTGGTCCAGCTCCTGTGCCAGGAGGTGAAGTCGGGGCGCCAG GACGGCCAAGTGCACCTGGTCACCCTCCTGGATGAAACCACCACGGCCGAGTGCCGGCAGGAGGTCGCCATCAACTTGGTCAAACTCTTCCTGGGCCAAGGGCTGGTCAAGGAGTTCCTGGACCTGCTCTTCGAGCTGGAGCTGGCCAAGCCCT GCGAGCCCAACACTTTGTTCCGGAGCAACTCCCTGGCCTCAAAGTCAATGGAGTCCTTCCTCAAG GTGACGGGGATGCCGTACCTGCACACTGTCCTGGGACCCCCCATCACCCGCGTGTTTGAGGAGAAGAAGTACGTGGAGCTGGACCCCAGCAAGGTGGAGATCAAAGACGTCGG GTGCTCGGGGCTGCACCGGGTGCAGACAGAGGGCGAGGTGATCGagcagggctgccagcacctCCAGTCCTACCTGGGCGAGCTGCTGGATGCCATCATCAAGTCGGCCCCGCTGTGTCCCCCCATCATCCGCACCGCTTTCCGGCAGCTCTTCTGGCGCGTCGAGGAGCGCTTCCCCCAGCACCAG CACGCCAAGTTCGTGGCCGTCACCAGCTTCCTCTGCCTCCGCTTCTTCTCGCCGGCCATCATGACCCCCAAGCTCTTCCACTTGCGGGAGACGCACGCCGACGCGCGCACCAGCCGCacgctgctgctcctggccaag GCCGTCCAGATGGTGGGCAACATGGAGCCGGTGGCCGGGCGGGCCAAGGAGGCCTGGCTggccccgctgctgcctgccctgcagcagggcatCGCCCAGATGAAGGACTTCATTGCCCggctggtggggatggaggaggaggaaggtgagggGCGGCCGCTGGGCCCCCCCACCGCAGTGGTGAAGGAGGGGCCGCTCTTCGTGCACAAGACGCGGGGCCAGGGGCCGCTGctcgctgccgccgccgccaagAAGCTCCACTTCTGCCTCACCAGGGAGGCCCTCAGCTTCGGCAAGAGCCCCGGCGCCGAG CGTAGCGGTGCCATCGCCCTGGCCGACATCCTTGCTGCTGAGAAGGTGGAGGAGAAGAGCTTCGGGAGCTCGCACGTCATGCAGGTGGTCTACgtgggc cggggcgggcggcaggaGACGGCCTACCTCCAGTGCAAG TGCGTCAACGAGCTGAACCAGTGGCTGTCGGCCCTGCGCAAGGTGTGCGTCAACAACCCCCACATGCTCCGCGCCTACCATCCCGGCGTCTTCCGGGGGGACAAGTGgagctgctgccaccagaagGAGAGGACAG ggctggggtgcGACCGGACGCGGCGCGGCATCACGCTGCAGGACTGGAGCGACCCCCTGGACCCCGCGGCGGAGGCGCAGCGCCTCTTCCACCACCTCCAGGGCCTCCGAGGGACCCTCAG ggaaaagtactgggagctgctggagccgGAGGATGCCCAAAATGGCCCTCGGGGTGAAG GAGCTCCCCTGCCTGAGGGGCTGAGCCAGCTTttcggggtgctgggggacctGGAGGGCTGCCACCGCCTGgtgcagcccccggcccccccagcccccaccctgctgcagctgcagacatGA